Proteins encoded by one window of Clostridium perfringens:
- the minC gene encoding septum site-determining protein MinC, giving the protein MRDDRIFIKGNKLGINAIINMDKFGNFDEMLDSLVEKLSRGKKFYKGATLTVTTDLKYINERQISKLKDVLFDEILIKDCIFEERLEKQSSVFSGVYEGRTKFVRKTVRSGQCLNYAGNLIIIGDVNNGGEVRAHGNVIVLGDLKGKVFAGDNGNENAIIAAYSLEPELISISGKITISPDDFEKTGYPEVARLNENNIIVEPYLPDKYSY; this is encoded by the coding sequence ATGCGTGATGATAGAATTTTTATAAAAGGAAATAAACTAGGAATAAATGCCATAATAAATATGGACAAGTTTGGTAATTTTGATGAAATGCTTGATTCTTTAGTAGAGAAGTTAAGTAGAGGAAAAAAGTTTTATAAAGGGGCTACTTTAACTGTAACTACTGATTTAAAATATATAAATGAAAGACAAATATCAAAGTTGAAAGATGTACTTTTTGATGAGATACTTATAAAGGATTGTATATTTGAAGAACGATTAGAAAAGCAAAGTAGTGTTTTTTCGGGAGTTTATGAGGGAAGAACAAAATTTGTAAGAAAAACTGTTAGAAGTGGTCAATGTTTAAATTACGCAGGTAATTTGATAATAATTGGTGATGTTAATAATGGGGGAGAAGTTAGAGCACATGGAAATGTAATTGTGCTAGGTGACTTAAAAGGAAAGGTTTTTGCAGGAGATAATGGAAATGAAAATGCCATAATAGCGGCCTATTCTTTAGAACCAGAATTAATTTCTATATCAGGTAAAATAACAATATCACCGGATGATTTTGAGAAAACAGGATATCCGGAGGTGGCTAGATTGAATGAAAATAATATAATTGTAGAGCCTTATTTACCGGATAAATATTCTTATTAA
- the minD gene encoding septum site-determining protein MinD yields MGVSIVITSGKGGVGKTTTTANIGTALAAQGKKVVVVDGDTGLRNLDVLMGLENRIVYTVIDVIENRCRTKQALIRDKRFNNLYLLPTAQTKDKNDISPEQMLRLVNELKEEFDYVILDCPAGIEQGFENAIVGADRAIVVVNPEITSVRDADRVIGKLDAKGLENHEVIVNRLNYEMTKKGDMLDISDIIETLSVKLLGVVPDDRNITVSTNKGEPIVLDEKASAGQAFRNIGRRIIGEDVPIMDLNTEHQGIFSSILKLFRRG; encoded by the coding sequence ATGGGAGTATCGATAGTAATAACATCAGGAAAAGGTGGAGTTGGAAAAACAACTACTACAGCTAACATTGGAACAGCTTTAGCGGCACAAGGGAAAAAGGTAGTCGTTGTTGATGGAGATACAGGTCTAAGAAATTTAGATGTGTTAATGGGATTAGAAAATAGAATTGTTTATACAGTAATTGATGTAATTGAAAATAGATGTAGAACTAAACAAGCTTTAATAAGAGATAAGAGATTTAATAATTTATACTTATTACCTACTGCTCAAACTAAGGATAAAAATGATATAAGTCCTGAGCAAATGTTAAGATTAGTAAATGAATTAAAAGAAGAGTTTGATTATGTAATTTTAGATTGCCCAGCTGGTATAGAGCAAGGATTTGAAAATGCCATAGTTGGGGCAGATAGAGCTATCGTAGTAGTTAATCCAGAAATAACTTCTGTAAGAGATGCTGATAGAGTTATTGGAAAACTTGATGCTAAGGGATTAGAAAATCATGAGGTTATAGTAAATAGATTAAATTATGAAATGACTAAAAAAGGCGATATGCTAGACATTTCAGATATTATAGAAACTCTTTCTGTAAAACTTTTAGGCGTTGTTCCAGATGATAGAAACATAACAGTTTCTACTAATAAAGGAGAGCCTATAGTACTAGATGAAAAAGCAAGTGCAGGACAAGCATTTAGAAATATAGGTAGAAGAATAATAGGAGAAGATGTTCCAATAATGGATTTAAACACAGAACATCAAGGAATATTTAGTTCTATATTAAAGTTGTTTAGAAGAGGGTAG
- the minE gene encoding cell division topological specificity factor MinE, whose translation MSFLNVFSSRPTPKQVAKDRLKVILIHDRGELSDEVLDKIRLEILDVLSKYVEIENEDVDITVTKSNPIEGESPSLVANIPIKNIKGKAR comes from the coding sequence ATGAGTTTTTTAAATGTTTTTTCTAGTAGACCTACGCCGAAACAAGTTGCTAAGGATAGATTAAAGGTTATTTTAATCCATGATAGAGGGGAACTATCAGATGAAGTTTTAGATAAAATAAGACTTGAAATATTAGATGTACTTTCTAAATATGTAGAGATTGAAAATGAGGATGTTGACATAACTGTTACAAAGTCAAATCCAATAGAAGGAGAGTCACCATCTTTAGTAGCAAATATACCAATAAAAAATATAAAAGGTAAAGCTAGATAA
- the rodA gene encoding rod shape-determining protein RodA has protein sequence MLSRLKLDSKLRREIDYKLLVSMILIVLFGILNIYLGTKSQRGFFFAKKQLIWFIISMAALYIILLWNYNIIYNYVEIFYWGSIVLLIITRFAGSVINGARGWIVLGPVSIQPSELAKTAMILMLAKKMEQVDLRINDFRNFIKVAMYAIIPMIFIVVQPDMGMTMVSFFIALGIFFAAGLDMKVIGAGLLSIIVAIALVWNSGLIKDYQKDRLVGFLNPDGDELGINLQLTQSKIGIGSGGFFGTGLDLNGEVGGYSSEFVPERQTDFIFAVIGEHWGTVGGMVLLLLYAIMIYRIIMTAKTSKDIFGSIICVGFASYFIFAILQNIGMTIGIMPITGITLPLVSYGGSSLLTTIVSIALVLNISMRKKKLKF, from the coding sequence ATGCTTAGTAGACTAAAACTAGATAGTAAACTAAGAAGAGAAATTGATTATAAGCTTTTAGTATCTATGATATTAATAGTACTGTTTGGAATATTAAACATATACTTAGGGACAAAGTCTCAAAGAGGATTTTTTTTCGCTAAGAAACAGTTAATATGGTTTATAATATCAATGGCTGCATTGTACATAATATTACTTTGGAATTATAACATAATTTATAATTATGTTGAGATATTCTATTGGGGATCCATAGTTCTACTTATAATAACCAGATTTGCAGGAAGTGTAATAAATGGTGCTAGAGGATGGATTGTATTAGGTCCTGTAAGTATTCAGCCCTCGGAACTGGCCAAAACGGCCATGATACTTATGCTGGCCAAGAAGATGGAACAAGTTGATTTAAGAATAAATGACTTTAGAAATTTTATTAAGGTTGCCATGTATGCAATAATACCAATGATATTTATAGTTGTACAACCTGACATGGGTATGACTATGGTTTCATTTTTCATAGCACTTGGTATATTCTTTGCAGCTGGATTAGATATGAAAGTAATAGGTGCAGGGCTTTTATCAATAATAGTGGCAATAGCCTTAGTTTGGAATTCAGGGCTTATAAAAGACTATCAAAAGGATAGACTTGTTGGATTCTTAAATCCTGATGGAGATGAGTTAGGTATAAATCTTCAATTAACTCAATCAAAAATAGGGATTGGATCTGGAGGATTCTTTGGAACTGGGTTAGATTTAAATGGAGAAGTTGGTGGTTATTCCTCAGAATTCGTACCAGAAAGGCAAACAGACTTTATATTCGCTGTAATAGGTGAACATTGGGGAACCGTAGGAGGAATGGTACTATTATTATTATACGCAATAATGATATATAGAATAATAATGACGGCTAAAACCTCCAAGGATATATTTGGCTCCATAATATGTGTTGGATTTGCCTCTTATTTTATATTTGCTATATTACAAAATATAGGAATGACAATAGGTATAATGCCTATAACAGGAATAACATTACCATTAGTAAGCTATGGAGGAAGTTCATTGCTTACAACTATAGTGAGTATAGCCTTGGTTTTAAACATATCTATGAGAAAGAAAAAGTTAAAATTCTAA
- a CDS encoding peptidoglycan DD-metalloendopeptidase family protein — MGSYNKEYEKYYRKINKTRKTSPNHEVNFKTKGSYKRREKDSLGKYVIKEVVFSSVLGFFIFSSFFLMGQVENEFLVGLSRKFKEVISTDGYYKNLDLNESKIVATISSGIKDGFNLENSNLKKEPKQASEEKVSENSGEVSAFNNFQVIEKESIDFLKESKVIPFNGEVKTLENNNLKEKNLYLSGSKGEVKSLLKGTISEVKNENGTYTVKMNYYDDLEVLYHNLEEVVKKEGDSIEEGEKIGISSENEKVKGVIIQVLFKNEYVNPEESMRFLGDKQ, encoded by the coding sequence ATGGGTAGCTATAACAAAGAATATGAGAAGTATTATAGAAAAATAAATAAGACAAGAAAAACTTCTCCTAATCATGAGGTGAATTTCAAAACTAAAGGCTCTTATAAGAGAAGAGAGAAAGATAGTTTGGGAAAATACGTAATTAAGGAAGTTGTTTTCTCATCGGTTTTAGGCTTTTTTATTTTTTCTAGCTTTTTTTTAATGGGACAAGTAGAAAATGAATTTTTAGTAGGATTAAGTAGAAAATTTAAAGAGGTAATATCAACTGATGGATACTATAAAAACTTAGATTTAAATGAAAGTAAAATAGTAGCTACTATTAGTAGTGGAATAAAGGATGGTTTTAATTTAGAGAATTCTAATTTAAAAAAAGAACCTAAACAAGCTAGTGAAGAAAAGGTATCTGAAAATAGTGGGGAAGTAAGTGCTTTTAATAATTTTCAGGTTATTGAGAAGGAATCTATAGACTTTTTAAAGGAAAGTAAGGTAATTCCTTTTAATGGAGAAGTCAAAACTTTGGAAAATAATAATTTAAAGGAAAAAAATCTTTATTTAAGTGGTTCAAAGGGAGAGGTAAAAAGTCTTTTAAAAGGAACCATAAGTGAAGTGAAAAATGAAAATGGAACATATACTGTGAAGATGAATTATTATGATGACTTAGAAGTTTTATATCACAATTTAGAAGAGGTGGTAAAAAAAGAAGGGGACAGTATAGAAGAGGGAGAGAAAATAGGTATTTCATCTGAGAATGAAAAAGTAAAAGGTGTAATAATTCAGGTATTATTTAAAAATGAGTATGTTAATCCAGAAGAAAGCATGAGGTTTTTAGGAGATAAGCAGTGA